One window from the genome of Prochlorococcus marinus CUG1438 encodes:
- a CDS encoding long-chain acyl-[acyl-carrier-protein] reductase, protein MFGLIGHSTSFEDAKRKASMLGFDHIADGDLDVWCTAPPQLVENVEVKSATGISIEGSYIDSCFVPEMLSRFKTARRKVLNAMELAQKKGINITALGGFTSIIFENFNLLQHKQIRNTSLEWERFTTGNTHTAWVICRQLEINAPRIGIDLKKATVAVIGATGDIGSAVCRWLINKTGISELLMVARQQEPLALLQKELDGGTITTLDEALPQADIVVWVASMPKTIEIDTDNLKKPCLMIDGGYPKNLDEKFQGENIHVLKGGIVEFFNDIGWNMMELAEMQNPQREMFACFAEAMILEFEKCHTNFSWGRNNISLEKMEFIGEASLKHGFSAIGLDKQPKVLTV, encoded by the coding sequence ATGTTTGGGTTAATTGGCCACTCAACCAGTTTTGAAGATGCGAAAAGAAAAGCTTCTATGCTAGGCTTTGACCATATTGCAGATGGCGACTTGGATGTTTGGTGTACAGCTCCACCACAGTTGGTTGAAAATGTTGAAGTTAAGAGTGCTACTGGAATATCTATTGAAGGTTCTTATATAGATTCTTGCTTTGTTCCTGAAATGCTTTCTAGGTTTAAAACGGCAAGAAGAAAAGTATTAAATGCTATGGAACTAGCTCAAAAAAAAGGTATTAATATTACAGCTTTAGGTGGATTTACTTCTATTATTTTTGAGAATTTTAATCTTCTTCAGCATAAACAAATCAGAAATACTTCATTAGAATGGGAAAGATTTACTACTGGCAATACTCATACCGCCTGGGTTATTTGTAGACAACTAGAAATAAATGCACCACGTATTGGGATAGACCTTAAAAAAGCAACTGTTGCTGTTATTGGTGCTACAGGAGACATAGGCAGTGCTGTTTGTAGATGGCTTATAAATAAAACCGGTATTTCTGAACTTCTTATGGTCGCAAGACAACAAGAGCCACTAGCTTTATTACAAAAAGAGTTAGATGGCGGCACAATAACAACTTTAGATGAGGCATTACCTCAAGCGGATATTGTTGTATGGGTAGCAAGTATGCCTAAAACTATTGAGATTGATACTGACAACTTAAAAAAACCATGCCTGATGATTGATGGTGGATACCCAAAAAATCTTGATGAGAAATTTCAGGGCGAAAATATACATGTTTTAAAAGGAGGTATAGTAGAGTTTTTCAATGATATTGGCTGGAATATGATGGAACTTGCAGAAATGCAAAACCCTCAGAGAGAGATGTTTGCTTGCTTTGCAGAAGCTATGATTTTAGAATTTGAAAAATGTCATACTAACTTTAGTTGGGGAAGAAATAACATTTCTCTTGAAAAGATGGAATTTATTGGAGAAGCTTCTTTAAAACATGGTTTTTCTGCGATTGGACTTGATAAACAGCCCAAAGTATTAACTGTCTAA
- a CDS encoding acetyl-CoA carboxylase carboxyltransferase subunit alpha: MAKRYLLDFEKPLVELEKQIEQIKELARDSEVDVSQQLLQLETLAARRREEIFKSLTPAQKIQVARHPQRPSTLDFVQMFCDDWIELHGDRNGGDDMALIGGIGSINNRPVLMLGHQKGRDTKENVVRNFGMAKPGGYRKALRLMQHANRFSLPILTFIDTPGAYAGLKAEEQGQGEAIARNLREMFGLKVPIVATVIGEGGSGGALGIGVADRLLMFEHSVYTVASPEACASILWRDAAKASEAASALKITGKDLLKLGIIDEVLQEPSGGNNWDPLDAGNTLKEAIERHLNSLLQMPEDELIEERYKKFRVLGKFIEANNIEEIYSEIPKKTE; encoded by the coding sequence ATGGCTAAACGTTACCTCCTTGACTTTGAGAAGCCTCTTGTTGAACTTGAAAAACAAATTGAGCAAATTAAAGAATTAGCTAGAGATTCAGAAGTAGATGTAAGCCAACAGCTTCTACAGCTTGAAACCTTAGCTGCTAGGAGAAGAGAAGAAATATTCAAATCTCTCACCCCTGCACAAAAGATTCAGGTAGCTAGGCATCCTCAAAGACCTAGTACTTTGGACTTTGTTCAAATGTTTTGTGATGATTGGATCGAATTACATGGAGACAGAAATGGTGGCGATGATATGGCATTAATTGGGGGGATAGGTTCGATAAATAATAGACCAGTTTTAATGTTAGGCCATCAGAAAGGAAGAGATACAAAAGAAAATGTAGTAAGAAACTTTGGGATGGCAAAGCCAGGAGGTTATAGAAAAGCTCTTAGATTAATGCAGCATGCAAATAGATTCTCTTTGCCAATTCTTACATTTATTGATACTCCTGGAGCTTATGCTGGTTTAAAAGCTGAAGAACAGGGCCAAGGGGAAGCAATTGCAAGAAACCTTCGAGAGATGTTTGGATTGAAAGTCCCCATAGTGGCGACTGTTATTGGAGAAGGAGGTTCAGGGGGTGCACTTGGGATAGGTGTTGCTGATAGGTTACTAATGTTTGAACACAGTGTTTACACAGTTGCTAGCCCTGAAGCATGTGCATCAATTTTGTGGAGAGATGCTGCGAAGGCGTCAGAAGCTGCTTCAGCTCTTAAAATTACAGGTAAAGATTTACTTAAATTGGGGATAATAGATGAGGTATTACAAGAACCTTCTGGTGGGAATAATTGGGATCCTTTAGATGCTGGTAATACACTAAAAGAGGCTATTGAGAGACACCTTAATTCTTTACTGCAAATGCCTGAAGATGAATTAATTGAGGAAAGATACAAAAAGTTTAGGGTTTTAGGTAAATTTATCGAAGCAAATAATATTGAAGAGATTTATAGTGAAATCCCTAAAAAAACTGAATAA
- a CDS encoding SDR family oxidoreductase has product MKSLKKLNKLKLAFITGATKGIGRSTAITFAHAGWDLILLSRNLDLMEKLKSELLTTKSKISLIKCDLSNPLEIEHCVKEAIEKYGCPSVLINNAGCAFNGPLVEMHLGQWEQTIQINLTSVFQICSLIIPQMRKNGGLVINVSSHASYNAFPQWGAYCVSKSALAMFTKCLREEERSNSIRACTITLGSVNTPLWDSESINADFDRTSMLSSSEVSDTILYMAQQPQSQLIEDLTLMPSGGAF; this is encoded by the coding sequence GTGAAATCCCTAAAAAAACTGAATAAATTGAAACTAGCTTTTATAACAGGTGCTACGAAAGGTATTGGTAGATCAACCGCAATTACTTTTGCGCATGCTGGCTGGGATTTAATTTTGCTCTCTAGGAATTTGGATTTGATGGAGAAACTAAAGAGCGAACTTTTGACTACTAAATCAAAAATTAGCCTTATTAAATGTGACTTATCAAATCCTCTAGAAATTGAGCATTGTGTTAAAGAAGCAATTGAGAAGTATGGGTGCCCTTCAGTCTTGATCAATAATGCCGGTTGTGCATTTAATGGCCCTTTAGTTGAAATGCATCTAGGCCAATGGGAACAAACAATTCAAATAAACCTCACAAGTGTTTTTCAAATTTGTAGTTTAATAATTCCTCAAATGAGAAAAAATGGTGGTTTAGTAATTAATGTTAGTAGTCATGCCTCCTATAATGCATTCCCTCAATGGGGAGCTTATTGTGTTTCAAAATCTGCACTAGCTATGTTTACTAAATGCTTGAGGGAGGAGGAGAGATCTAATTCAATAAGAGCGTGCACAATAACTTTAGGTTCAGTAAATACTCCTCTTTGGGACTCAGAATCTATCAATGCTGATTTTGATAGAACTTCTATGCTCTCCTCAAGCGAAGTATCAGATACTATTCTCTACATGGCTCAACAACCTCAATCACAACTGATTGAAGATTTAACTTTAATGCCCTCTGGAGGAGCTTTTTAA
- a CDS encoding GTP cyclohydrolase I, with protein MTSTLPNDNIRNFDDQITNKLISEIIRDRIKNSGTRFSANDNIADFINPGELEILEREVASRVKDLLKSLIIDVENDHNTQETAERVSKMYLNEVFKGRYHQQPKVTSFPNDKNLDEIYTVGPISVRSACSHHLVPILGECWIGIKPGNKVIGLSKFARVADWVFSRPHIQEEAVMILADEIEKLCEPKGLGIIVKAQHYCMKWRGVKEPNTSMINSVVRGDFRHDLSLKQEFFELVKQQSATNNY; from the coding sequence ATGACCTCTACATTACCCAACGATAATATTAGAAACTTTGACGACCAGATTACTAATAAATTAATCTCCGAAATTATAAGAGACAGAATCAAGAATTCTGGAACAAGATTTAGTGCCAACGATAACATTGCAGATTTTATAAACCCTGGAGAACTAGAGATTTTAGAAAGAGAAGTTGCCTCAAGAGTTAAAGACTTACTGAAGTCTCTCATAATAGATGTCGAGAATGATCATAATACTCAAGAAACTGCTGAAAGAGTTTCAAAAATGTATTTAAATGAAGTTTTTAAAGGCAGATATCATCAACAACCTAAAGTTACAAGTTTCCCAAATGACAAGAATCTTGATGAGATTTATACAGTCGGCCCAATTTCTGTTAGATCTGCATGCTCGCATCACTTAGTTCCAATTCTAGGAGAGTGTTGGATAGGTATTAAACCTGGGAATAAAGTCATAGGACTTTCAAAATTTGCAAGAGTTGCTGATTGGGTTTTCTCAAGACCTCATATTCAGGAAGAAGCTGTAATGATCCTTGCAGATGAAATTGAAAAACTGTGCGAACCTAAAGGTTTAGGAATTATTGTAAAGGCCCAACATTATTGTATGAAGTGGAGAGGGGTCAAAGAACCAAATACAAGCATGATTAATTCTGTGGTGAGAGGCGATTTCAGACACGATTTGAGTTTAAAACAAGAATTTTTTGAGCTTGTAAAGCAACAGTCCGCTACTAATAATTACTAA
- a CDS encoding phosphoribosylanthranilate isomerase, producing the protein MPKTNPLVKVCGLTSEEQALQVAKLGANAIGIIAVEESPRYVSAEIKKKIFTTLEIFYPKIDRVTVVQNCPIDLIIKNFLGNPSETIIQLHGDEDIDYCKKIREKIPYIGLWKAFRIKTEKDIDKIKPFEDFVDAILLDSWNKETYGGSGKKINSIYLKNLQFSKPWWLAGGISIEWINEILTDFKPDGLDISSSIEISPGLKDIKKTEDLFKFLKRI; encoded by the coding sequence ATGCCCAAGACTAATCCTTTAGTTAAAGTTTGTGGACTAACTTCTGAAGAACAAGCTCTTCAAGTTGCTAAATTAGGAGCAAATGCTATTGGCATTATTGCGGTTGAAGAGTCTCCAAGGTATGTATCAGCTGAAATTAAGAAAAAAATATTTACAACCCTAGAAATTTTTTATCCAAAAATCGATAGAGTAACTGTTGTGCAAAATTGTCCCATAGATTTAATTATCAAAAACTTCTTAGGCAACCCAAGTGAAACTATCATTCAATTACATGGAGATGAAGATATTGATTATTGCAAAAAAATAAGGGAAAAAATTCCCTATATTGGCCTATGGAAGGCTTTCAGAATAAAAACGGAAAAGGACATAGATAAAATAAAACCTTTTGAGGATTTTGTAGATGCAATACTTCTTGATTCTTGGAATAAAGAAACTTATGGAGGTTCAGGGAAAAAAATAAATTCTATTTATTTAAAGAATTTGCAATTTAGCAAACCATGGTGGTTGGCAGGTGGAATATCAATTGAATGGATTAATGAGATCCTCACTGACTTCAAACCAGATGGACTAGATATTTCAAGTAGTATTGAAATATCTCCAGGTTTAAAGGATATAAAAAAAACAGAGGATCTTTTTAAGTTTTTAAAAAGAATTTAG